In the genome of Pelmatolapia mariae isolate MD_Pm_ZW linkage group LG4, Pm_UMD_F_2, whole genome shotgun sequence, the window CAACCACAGGATACTTAAGTCCAGCGTTACACTTGATGAAGTGGTAAGCCGGTTGGTACAATGAACAGTTCCCAGGCTCATTGCTTTTTACATAATAATACCTGCCAGTTTACGAATGACAGATGTGAGGTTTGAGCGAATGCCTTTTCCCCTGATGTACAGATGCTCAacattttgtgcaattttgaaCTAAACCTAAACGATTATGTAAAAGTATGTGATGgtattttaaatgtgaaatgaaTGACTTGGACTTTACCTAATCTGATTTTGCAAAGGTAGATGCAGATTTACACAGAGACTCTCCCGGATTATGTTTATGCATAAAGGAAAATTTAGGATTGCTTTGTCCAACTTTAACTTcatataaaatacagaaaaatccaAATAAATGTGCACTGGCTTTCACTTCATTCACCAAAGCCGGTACACCTTGCACAGGATGAAACAGGATTATAATCAGCTGTTATGTGTGTCAGCAGTGACCTCTTGGTCCCTGACGTGAGAGCTGTCGATAGATTATTGTAGATTAATTCTGATGCTGATCACAGTATAGCACAAATACTCTCTCTATGTACATATCAACAGTTGTGGTtagaagtttacatacactcatcgTGGGCatgaatgttgtcattttgggcttttaatgatttctttgaattgTTCTTTTTCAGGGTGTAATCATTGTACAACATAAATCTTTaatcacttttaaaaaacatgaatcgGATACAccagttttcatttatttttgattttcttgAATCCACACAGATTAAAAAGTATACGTTCAGGATCAAGTATATACATAGACCCACTTGAATCTTTTAATAAGTGGTACTGAAGGTTTAACAATGTCTTTAATCTTGATAAAACCCTCAATTGGATTGACCAGTGCTGAGGACAATGGGAAACTCAGGGATCTAAGAAGGAAACACGGTGATATACACAAGTTGGAAGGTCTCTGTAGATTTGAAAATTACCAGATAACTGTATTGAAGTACAAATTATTCAATGTGTGTGCCAATGTCTGGAAGGAGACCCAAACTGTCTTTATTTGTCAAATTGTTTGACATCACAAATTGATTGTTATTGTATTGTTTCTTAATGGTTTCTTTAATGGTTAATACACCAGTATGCATAAGCTTTCAATATGATGTCTTTAATGCTAAAACATAATTGTTGTTATCTATGATttttcaaatttactgttttacaaATACTGTTATATTAATACTACTTTAAATATTAGTACCTTATAACATACAGTTGATTAATTGTTTTCCTAAAATTCAAAATGCAGTAATTTGCTTTTTAAGTCTTCCGATTTCTCTTAAAATCagagacatttttttattttgctcctggtcagtttcattaattttattctttttgattattttttaaaaatggggcTTTTCTTCCTCATTGGGCTGCAAAGTTATGTTTGCACTAAATTCGGAAAAGGCGTATCATCGGGCGTAAGTATGTTGTCGGCTGTTTGTCCCCAGATAAGATTATCTGCGTCTCCACTATAATAGTCTTGGACTAGATTACAGCACAATCTGCTGCAGTGGTGGGAAACCTGCAGTGACTGAAGGTAATTACAAATGGACAGTTTCTGGTGTTTAAGCCTCTGCAGCTCTCTTTAGGGCAACCAAGCTCAAACACTTGGCGACAAATGGCTCAAACCACCCAGTAACATATGATTAATTAACCTCATGTGGTGGCTGGATCATCTCTGACACCCCTTTCATTGcacttttagctgttttttttgtctttttcctgtCACATCACTTTCAGGCATTTGACCTAACTGACCCACATCATGAAAACAATTTAATATTCCACCTAAGACACTGCTGTTCTTGATGCGCTCTCAATCAtgcaggtaaggaaatcccccaaaattgattctgttcatctggacgtagcgttttcagtgggcgaaacgtttcgtcactcatccaagtgacttcttcagtctcagctgactgcaggtttccccaaacttataaacagtacattttcaCAGTGACTGAACTTAGCCCACTGAATAACCAATggactgtgaggtcagttccttgatcataaATATGGAAAAtatcatgaccattgatcaaagaccatgagtaccattcacagagagttggggaatggctgcaatcacagcattgtaagctGGTGAAAGAtatacccttaggccccctcctcgattcagagatggtctttttCTTCTCAGGTAAATggtcatcctcatcattgaaagagtgtccactggcttgtaggtgtaaatagactgcggaGTCCTGGCCTCCGCTTAGCCAGAGGtttttggtttccccgatgtctgccacttttcatatcctccctgttGAATTAGATGTtttggtccaccgagttaatgtgatccatgAATTGTGGTCCTGAGATGTATCATCAatgaactgacctcacagcccgtTGTTCGCTCACTGGGTtaatttcagtcattgtgcaaaggtactgtttataaggttggaagtcagctgagactgaacaAATCACTTGGATGAATAACTAAACATTTCTCCTACTGAAAAagttccagatgaacagaatcaactttttgggctAACAGAcaaatgttttcttgtttttttttttccagaaacaGTGATTAGCACAGTTACCAGCAAGAATATCCTTTAGTCCAGGGTTTTCTGtgtgggaacacccaggccctccaaagtgtggaggcctatctcccctcaccacactccctgccggtaactgatgcactcaggggtcggtgcattggtggttcttggtgtccggggctgggcgctcaggtatacaccagctcactcccggtggctacttggcggggcctggtgcctgtcgctcggtcaggcctcttccggggcaaagggggccctcgaacctccggcctcggggcctgcagctcggttcactctggcacagctggctgccggcagagccggcgggcgcgccagtgcagccccctctggcttctgctccgtggctactgggtgacccctcgtctggggatctcctcagcccttcccaggagggtggcacggatgcccctccggtggtactccttgggctctcgcactctggggtccctggatgtctggagcctggatctcctccatgcctgcttcatgccctgggggacggggctatggccctccacaccctctagcagaccgttacatggggaaaccttctgtatacaagcgcgctgatccacacgggtgtgcacacgggtgttcactgttcgtagacataaactacacctttcttagctgctacttcaaagcacattgtgcgctgtctgtgctgcacaacaacattcaatatttagtatttattgctgtttacacttagctagattaacatgatggtgttgtgtttagtatgttgctttgttttttttttgcttgttttctattctttttctctcaacaggtgatccaggagattttttttttctctttgtctttgtcagtgccctttctcactgtccctcttcccttctgtttttcttttccttcctctctttctttctccctttcctatcccccaatcatgtctgtctcatctgtaactactgaaaataaaataaataataacaacaaaagttgatcaaatggaccaatacggcaatgccatgatgatccatttggcaaaataaatccatttggtatccttgttggtcttcagacaacaattctgacggctaaagaaccaaatgggacagacaaaaaaaaaagaaaaaaaaaaaaagtgtgaatggttgtccgTCTctttgttagccctgcaacagactggcaacctgtccagggtgcactctgcctctcgccctaagacagctgggataggctccagcctcccCATGACCCtcaattggataagcagaagagaatggattgATGTATTAATATAAAGATGATTTTggaaattaccaaaaataaaccTTACATTGGGTGGTGGtctaatacatttgtttaaCACTGTCTGGTTTAGTGTAAGCAAATTCCTCCCTAGTGGCAATAATAAAAGATGGCACCAATCTAAGCTCGTCTTTCTTTGGCCCCAAAGTCAGTATTATTATACTTCAACCCTGTAACTAAATATTAGAGTGTATTTACACAATTCTGCTTAAAAAGGCAAATATTCTCCCAGATGTTGAGCTTCTAAGTAACGGCCACCTGCTGCCTTTAATCCGCTGCGCTTGCCTCCTGTATTTAACTCTGTCTTCAATAAAAAGGTGTCATAGCAGTGTGACGCAGTTATCCCCCTTAATCTTCAAGACAGCTGTCTGGATTTAGGCAGTGATGATCATAATCCCATTTGGCACCTTGAGGGGCTCGACAGAGCGAACACAAGACAGAGCGCACAAACTCCACAGAAGTTTAACGGCCAATCGCAGGAAATACAAGAATTTAACCTTTCTTGATCAGGATGGGGAATACTAAGAGCAGCGCTTTGTCAAAGGAGCTCCTGGAAGAGCTGAAGTCCAACACCAAATACACAGAGGCCGAACTGTGCACCTGGTATCAGTCCTTCCTCAAGGAGTGTCCCAGCGGGAGGATCAGCAAGCAGCAGTTCGAGGGCATCTATGCCAGCTTCTTCCCAGACGCGGACCCCACGGCGTATGCGCGGCACGTTTTCAGGAGTTTCGACACTAATGCAGACGGAACTTTGGACTTTAAGGAGTACATCGTCGCTCTGCACCTCACCTCCGGGGGAAAGACTCTGCAGAAGCTGGAGTGGGCCTTTGGCCTCTATGATGTGGATGGAAATGGAACCATCAGCAAAAATGAAATCCAAGAGATTGTTAGGGTACCTATACTTCATACTAATTTTATCTGTTCTGAATACACTAAAATTGCATGACTAAACTGAATTCGCGTTGCATTCATCTATTGAATAATCACGATCACTTCTGTGAATGTGTAAATGGACCTTTGATGATTTCAATTTTAAGCCACAGCCTCCTCCAAATTATTCCACTTAGAGTTACTCAAAGAAAATGTAATATTCTGAAGAATATTTGGTTAAATTCATCATGAATCATTGGTTACACCTATAAAATGTGCTTACTCTCCTGCAGTCAATATTCAACATGATTCCTGCTGACGCACAGACAAAGCTCCCTGAGGATGAAAACACGCCGGAGAAAAGGGCTGAAAAAATCTGGACATTTTTCGGAAAGAAGGAGAACGGTAAACCACACTTTATTAACTCTCATCTCGTTATCTACTACACCTTCACAAGGCACAAGCATTTTGTTGacacttctttttttggttcttTGCAGATAAAATCTCAGAGGGAGAGTTCATTCAGGGCGTGATGGACAACAAGGATATCCTACGCTTGATACAATATGATGAACCTCAGAAAATCAAAGACAAGCTGAAAGAGAAGAAGCAGTAGAGTACAGGCTaaaaacagagcagaaaaaaaccTCACGTGGTTTTAAGACTGATTTTTGTGGCTATATTTTAACCGCTTTAACCACATTTCTCGTTTTTTATTGTAATTAATCATGTTCATGTTCTTTCTGGTAAACTAGTTAAACAGTGTTTCATTTTTTGTCATTGCAAGTAATAAGTAAATAAGGAAATTAGGCACAtttgataaaataaaatgaaatagaaGCTGAACAACTGTGCAATGGATCAATTTTAAACAGTGTAACCGCTCAGGCTAGAACAGGGATGGCAACGTGAATGTTGGGAGTCAAAACAGTGTTCACGTTTAATTAACCAGAAtcaatttcttcacatttttactTGTGTTGCAATAAATTTTATTAATAACTCCTTTGTGGATCCATATTCACACTTTACAAAGTCATCCATAGGCTGGATTGGACGTTTTTGGCGTGTCCATTTTGGCATGTTTAGCCTCCTTGGTTTAGATGTTGTACTTTGTGTAAACGAGCTGATTTCATGCAGTTAAATCTTTAAATCACACAATTTACAATGGACAGCGCAcaagtttgtttgttattttagtttgttcaATTTTGTTCAAAtatgttttgtacattttttgtgTAGTTGTGGCAGTGAACATGTTAACTcattatttgtttaaatgttcttttttgtgTACGTGAACATGAAAACCTGTCTGTAaaggtgtatgtgtgttatGTGTTGTGCTTTTAAGTGTCGTTGTATAACACGGTAATATCCACCAAGGAGACTTCGGCCATGTCCTCGACTCTaaccttttaaaaagcagtgtgTCTGaaacatgcattttaaaaacacacttccTTTGCATTTGGAATTTGTTTTAACTGATATATTTGTAGTGTTTGCACTGTTTCAAAGAGTGACTAATCCTAACTAACTGTAGTTTGTATACAACTTTATTTTGGATTATCTTTACACATATATTTGCTCTGGTTTGGTTTCCAATGAAACTTAGTTTGGTTTCTGTATTTTAATCCTTAAACgtttatattttaattacatttatattttctgGATTGTTTATAGGACTATTTATTAAACAGGAGACCACGAGGACAATAAGAAAGTCGACTATTTGATCAGAAATAAATCCAGATTATAACACTGGCATAAAATAGAATCATATTTTAATAGGGGTCTCTTCCACCCCTTGCCCCCAGCCACTAGACACACCACTGATTTTTATATTAAACAGGTGGAAAATACAAATGAGGACAGAATTATTAGCCCCCTTATGAAAATTCCTATTTTTAAAGGTAATTTGGAGAGGCAAGGAATTTGCAAAAGCTTTCCCAAACATCCTACTGTTATTTTGGATGCTTACATTTCTTTACTTTGTATACAGAAACAATATTATTTCACATTAACTACCCCCCGATGATAACAGTCACTGTGtatcatttttccttttctgcagTCTGTTGTTTTAGTCGGTTGATCTGATGGTCTTCTGCCACGAACTTTGGACTTCAGTTCACCCCACAGATTTTCAGTGGGATTCAAGTCAGGGCTTTGTGACATaatcagcgtcactctgagaacGGGGTAtagtttcattcagtctttccTCAGGTTGTCCTCAGCATGCCTCAGTCTGGCTTGAATGTGCCTCTTCTGCAGAGTTTTTCTTGGTCCACAGCCTCAGAGTGCATTTCTGTGCAGGCTTCTAGCGATTGTCTTTTCTGTGAATACACGTCCCTACTTGGCTAACTCCCTCACTATCGTCTTGGCAGTTGTCCTGGGGTCAGTAGACACATCTCTCACTAGTTTTGTTCACTTCCTACCTCCGCCAGGCTTGTTCTGTACTGTATGGCTTTCTTTGAATATCTTAATACTTCTCACTCCAGTTCTTGAAATGCTGTGATAACTTTAGATCTCCATCTCCTGCTTCGTCTAaactgatttcttttgtttttagaat includes:
- the rcvrna gene encoding recoverin a codes for the protein MGNTKSSALSKELLEELKSNTKYTEAELCTWYQSFLKECPSGRISKQQFEGIYASFFPDADPTAYARHVFRSFDTNADGTLDFKEYIVALHLTSGGKTLQKLEWAFGLYDVDGNGTISKNEIQEIVRSIFNMIPADAQTKLPEDENTPEKRAEKIWTFFGKKENDKISEGEFIQGVMDNKDILRLIQYDEPQKIKDKLKEKKQ